From Humisphaera borealis, the proteins below share one genomic window:
- a CDS encoding peptidylprolyl isomerase gives MPSVIRSRARRSSRLLPVPAPSNPIEALERRTLLSVAVGSTIKNTFGLPGGAPTDINLAGAFDDTAVQGVVARLNTSLGNVDIELYDKAVTKTVQNFVNYIANNLYNQTVLHRLVSGFVLQGGGYIQTGAHIQEGPKIKNEFSTARPNLRGTISMVTVPATDSLGNPVPGGGPNSATSEWVINLADNPSLDTSNGGFTVFGQVINGTLSVVDQIAALPIIDASAVSPVFSELPVRNTPAGNPTADDFVFINSAGIIADTQFLTLSATSDDPSIVNPTVSDGILRLNYGSQQGSARITVTARDSSGNESSQTFTAGVGEYTVQIGSGGIGSKLDFAESDGGKGSIALSKSGSAFVRLAGEGLGLTNDKKPKLTGTVSAIDDITTIDTGTGTSLTIKSAGGDGIVDVRGVSVDGPLKTFSAKTTRLSGNTTIGGTVRTMSLGAVNSANVVLGGSPADGIQLGLTLTTATDSNFTSGMPIKSIKAGAFVDTLGTPGTITAPALSSITTSGLLQESINAPGGIIKTFKAGGAQKGDITATAMVNFSALDIQGGVWNFSQPYAAGRDTIKKMIVTGSMTGTTIRTAGSIGSISVLSVVSGRIYAGVDVTDEEFPPFLPTQLSQFTSPARLGSLKVSFGSEQLSVAATSMGRVDLSEIGTDAAIPFGIAATQIDQLTGKTADTELGLGTPFSLKDLDDQAAFDAAVAALQLPTGNFIVSLF, from the coding sequence ATGCCGTCTGTCATCCGAAGCCGAGCCCGTCGTTCCAGCCGGCTCTTGCCAGTGCCAGCCCCGTCGAACCCCATTGAAGCCCTCGAACGGCGTACCCTACTTTCAGTTGCTGTCGGCTCAACGATTAAGAACACCTTCGGTCTGCCCGGCGGAGCGCCGACCGACATCAATCTCGCCGGCGCATTCGACGACACCGCCGTTCAAGGCGTGGTCGCGCGGCTGAACACCAGCCTGGGCAACGTGGACATCGAGTTGTACGACAAGGCCGTCACCAAGACGGTCCAGAACTTCGTCAACTACATCGCGAACAACCTCTACAACCAGACCGTCCTGCACCGGCTGGTATCCGGCTTCGTGCTTCAGGGCGGCGGGTACATCCAGACCGGGGCCCACATCCAGGAAGGGCCCAAGATCAAGAACGAGTTCTCGACCGCTCGTCCCAACCTGCGTGGAACGATCTCGATGGTCACCGTGCCGGCGACCGATTCGCTGGGCAACCCGGTTCCCGGTGGCGGCCCCAACAGCGCCACCAGCGAGTGGGTCATCAACCTGGCCGACAACCCGTCCCTTGATACCTCCAACGGCGGGTTCACCGTCTTCGGACAGGTCATCAACGGCACGCTCAGCGTGGTCGACCAGATCGCGGCGTTGCCGATCATTGACGCCTCGGCCGTTTCGCCGGTCTTTTCGGAGCTGCCCGTCCGCAATACGCCCGCCGGAAACCCGACCGCCGACGACTTCGTCTTCATCAACTCCGCCGGGATCATCGCCGACACCCAGTTCCTGACCCTGTCTGCAACGAGCGACGACCCGTCGATCGTCAACCCGACCGTTTCGGACGGCATTCTGCGGCTCAACTACGGCAGTCAGCAGGGCTCGGCCCGCATCACCGTCACCGCCCGCGACAGCAGCGGCAATGAATCGAGCCAGACATTCACAGCCGGTGTTGGCGAGTACACCGTCCAGATCGGTTCCGGCGGAATCGGCTCGAAACTCGACTTTGCCGAGTCCGACGGCGGTAAAGGCTCCATTGCACTGTCGAAGTCGGGCTCGGCCTTCGTCCGCCTGGCCGGCGAGGGATTGGGACTGACCAACGACAAGAAACCCAAGCTCACCGGGACCGTGTCGGCGATCGACGATATCACCACCATCGACACCGGCACCGGAACTTCGCTGACGATTAAATCCGCAGGGGGCGACGGCATTGTCGATGTTCGCGGCGTCTCCGTAGACGGCCCGCTCAAGACCTTCTCCGCCAAGACCACCCGGCTAAGCGGCAACACGACCATCGGCGGGACCGTCCGCACCATGTCGCTGGGCGCGGTCAACAGCGCCAATGTCGTCCTCGGCGGTTCGCCGGCCGACGGGATTCAGCTCGGGCTCACGCTGACCACCGCGACCGACAGCAACTTCACCAGTGGGATGCCGATCAAGAGCATCAAGGCCGGTGCGTTCGTCGACACGCTCGGCACACCGGGAACCATCACCGCGCCGGCCCTCTCCAGCATCACCACGTCAGGCCTGCTGCAGGAATCCATCAACGCCCCCGGCGGGATCATCAAGACGTTCAAGGCGGGGGGTGCCCAGAAGGGTGACATCACCGCAACCGCGATGGTCAACTTCTCGGCGCTGGACATCCAGGGCGGCGTCTGGAACTTTAGTCAGCCTTATGCCGCCGGCCGGGATACCATTAAGAAGATGATTGTCACCGGCAGCATGACCGGCACCACGATCCGGACCGCCGGTAGTATTGGCAGCATCAGTGTTTTGAGCGTCGTGAGCGGAAGGATCTACGCCGGCGTCGATGTGACGGATGAGGAGTTCCCGCCGTTCCTGCCGACGCAGCTCTCGCAGTTTACCTCGCCGGCGCGGCTGGGCAGCCTGAAGGTTTCCTTCGGCTCCGAGCAGTTGAGCGTGGCAGCGACGAGCATGGGCCGGGTCGATCTGAGCGAGATCGGTACAGACGCCGCGATCCCGTTTGGCATCGCGGCGACGCAGATTGATCAGCTCACCGGAAAGACCGCCGACACCGAGCTGGGTCTGGGAACGCCGTTCAGTCTCAAGGATCTTGACGATCAAGCCGCGTTTGATGCGGCCGTCGCGGCCCTTCAGTTGCCGACCGGCAACTTCATCGTGAGCCTGTTCTGA
- a CDS encoding peptidylprolyl isomerase: MTSPRPRPIVTAVRSAIETLEDRRLFAVIGSPLADISGNPGGTGTVNAAAAFNDDTATFVQVTTSLGNYRVQLFDSRKPGTVQNFLRYVNADRYDGLIIHRSDTLGGSTVLPPTILQGGGYVFPGFNHVATFPPIVNEFTSNGIISNTRGTLAMAKSSNPDSATSEWFLNLSDNSADLDDTGNSGGFTVFAKVVDADLPIVDAIAAVPRFAFASPFSTIPLRNYTNTDFSNSVTPGANNVISTTTDIISDVLTYSVSSSDPSIAAASVDAAGQVALTYGSTVGTATVTVTATGVDGVTTGQTTFDVGVGQLDVTIGGTSGNKSVSFTDADGTVSTVSVKGAGTATVRFTGTDLAQTANKGKISVAGAGGAALSLVSIAGSDASTAVTITGKGGDGVTSLQVLSADGALKSLTASKTNLTGAITTVGAVGTINLLSANNAALNLGGTTSDKGVKITAGDFVDTDIISGAPLASVKLRSDTGTDGLSDVISAPGITSLTITGNSSATITSVGEPNINKITIGGDFSGSISGHQIASLTVKGNLTGATINAIHAANEHADAREANLKQNQAIGKLAVGGAIVNSVVDTAGSVGSITAGSVSSSRLFIGLLGQTLVPTTVSQLTQEATLNVLTIKGTLASTDIASRFLGKLNIGSVTTDNGGAPFGLAGDSLTLLNARKADGTRITIKNVTTQAEFDASIGAIGLGDWNVAIL; this comes from the coding sequence ATGACCAGCCCCCGCCCCCGACCGATCGTGACCGCCGTCCGTTCCGCGATTGAAACCCTGGAAGACCGCCGCCTGTTCGCGGTCATCGGCAGTCCGCTGGCCGACATTTCCGGCAACCCCGGCGGTACCGGCACGGTCAACGCCGCCGCAGCGTTCAACGACGACACCGCGACGTTCGTTCAGGTGACGACGTCATTGGGAAACTACCGCGTGCAGCTGTTCGACTCCCGCAAGCCGGGCACGGTTCAAAACTTTCTACGGTATGTGAACGCCGACCGCTACGACGGGCTGATCATTCACCGCTCCGATACGCTCGGCGGCAGCACGGTGCTCCCGCCGACGATCCTTCAGGGCGGGGGATATGTGTTCCCCGGCTTCAACCACGTTGCGACCTTCCCCCCCATCGTCAACGAGTTCACCAGCAACGGCATTATCAGCAACACGCGTGGCACTCTCGCCATGGCCAAAAGCAGCAACCCGGACTCTGCCACCAGCGAGTGGTTCCTCAATCTGAGCGACAACAGCGCCGATCTCGACGACACCGGAAACTCCGGCGGGTTCACGGTGTTCGCCAAGGTGGTTGACGCCGACCTGCCGATCGTCGACGCGATCGCGGCGGTGCCGCGATTCGCCTTCGCGTCCCCGTTCAGCACGATTCCGCTTCGGAACTACACCAACACCGACTTCTCCAACTCGGTGACGCCCGGCGCCAACAACGTCATCAGCACCACGACCGACATTATCTCCGACGTGCTCACCTATTCCGTCAGCAGTTCGGATCCCTCGATTGCCGCAGCGTCGGTGGATGCCGCCGGACAGGTCGCGCTCACCTACGGCTCGACCGTGGGCACCGCGACTGTCACGGTAACCGCGACAGGGGTGGACGGAGTCACCACCGGCCAGACGACGTTTGACGTCGGCGTCGGTCAGCTCGACGTGACCATCGGCGGCACCAGCGGCAACAAGTCGGTCAGCTTTACCGACGCCGACGGCACCGTCTCGACCGTCTCGGTCAAGGGTGCGGGCACGGCCACCGTCCGCTTCACCGGAACCGACCTCGCACAGACCGCCAATAAGGGCAAGATCAGCGTGGCAGGTGCTGGCGGGGCGGCGCTGTCTCTGGTCAGCATCGCCGGGTCCGATGCCTCCACTGCCGTGACGATCACCGGCAAAGGCGGCGACGGCGTAACGAGCCTGCAGGTTCTCTCGGCCGACGGCGCGCTCAAGAGCCTGACCGCGAGCAAGACCAACCTGACCGGCGCCATCACCACGGTCGGCGCGGTCGGCACGATCAACCTACTGTCGGCCAACAACGCCGCCCTGAACCTCGGCGGAACGACCAGCGACAAGGGCGTCAAGATCACCGCCGGCGACTTTGTCGATACCGACATCATCTCCGGCGCGCCGCTGGCATCGGTCAAGCTCAGGAGCGACACCGGCACCGACGGCCTCTCGGACGTGATTTCCGCCCCGGGCATTACGTCGCTCACCATTACCGGCAACAGCTCGGCGACCATCACCAGCGTGGGCGAACCGAACATCAATAAGATCACCATCGGCGGAGATTTCTCCGGCTCGATCAGCGGCCATCAGATCGCCTCGCTCACCGTCAAGGGCAACCTTACCGGCGCGACAATCAATGCCATTCACGCCGCCAACGAACACGCCGACGCCCGCGAGGCCAACCTCAAGCAGAACCAGGCGATCGGCAAACTCGCGGTCGGCGGGGCGATCGTGAACTCCGTCGTCGATACCGCCGGCTCGGTCGGGTCAATCACCGCGGGCTCGGTGAGCAGCAGCCGGCTGTTCATCGGTCTGCTCGGACAGACGCTCGTGCCGACGACCGTCTCGCAACTGACGCAGGAAGCCACGCTCAACGTGCTGACCATCAAGGGCACCCTCGCAAGCACCGACATCGCCAGCCGATTCCTCGGCAAGCTAAATATCGGAAGCGTGACGACGGATAACGGCGGAGCCCCGTTCGGCTTGGCCGGCGACTCGCTGACGCTGCTCAACGCCCGCAAGGCCGACGGCACGCGCATCACGATCAAGAACGTGACCACCCAGGCCGAGTTCGACGCCTCGATCGGCGCGATCGGTCTCGGCGACTGGAACGTTGCGATCCTGTAG
- the rlmN gene encoding 23S rRNA (adenine(2503)-C(2))-methyltransferase RlmN, which translates to MPLLADHDLASLAAEFTRLGLPSVHARKVLREFYASAGNPTSLNTATVGKGVVAWLAASPLVSSVVDRRSVSLDGTTKLLVRLADGAAVECVLMPTERPDRTMACVSSQVGCAMGCDFCASTKQGLERNLTAGEIAEQFIHLKLAAARTNRKITSLVFMGMGEPMHNLDAVIGGVRRIADPEMGSVGWRQVTVSTVGIVPGIDRLADADLNIHLALSLHAPDDATRGRLVPMNRKFAVADIVAAARRFYDRTGRIVTIEYCLLAGVNDSDGQAAMLADLLEGFRAHVNIIPYNPIGAGLTGIAYQRPTAERVLQFLTILREAGVVSHVRQTRGDDVAAACGQLREMATQSTVK; encoded by the coding sequence ATGCCGCTCCTGGCCGACCACGACCTCGCCTCTCTCGCCGCCGAGTTTACTCGGCTCGGTCTCCCGTCCGTTCATGCGCGGAAAGTCCTCCGCGAGTTCTACGCCTCGGCCGGCAATCCGACCTCGCTGAACACGGCGACGGTCGGCAAGGGGGTGGTGGCATGGCTCGCGGCGTCGCCGCTGGTGTCGTCGGTTGTCGATCGGCGCAGCGTAAGCCTCGACGGCACGACCAAGCTTCTGGTCCGCCTGGCCGACGGGGCCGCGGTCGAATGCGTGCTGATGCCCACGGAGCGTCCCGACCGCACGATGGCATGCGTGTCCTCGCAGGTCGGCTGTGCGATGGGGTGTGACTTCTGCGCCAGCACGAAGCAGGGGCTCGAGCGCAACCTGACGGCGGGGGAGATCGCCGAACAATTCATCCACCTCAAGCTCGCCGCCGCTCGGACCAATCGCAAAATCACGTCGCTGGTGTTCATGGGCATGGGCGAGCCGATGCACAACCTAGACGCGGTCATCGGCGGGGTGCGGCGGATTGCCGACCCCGAGATGGGCAGTGTCGGCTGGCGACAGGTCACGGTCTCGACCGTCGGCATCGTGCCCGGGATCGACCGTCTGGCCGACGCCGACCTCAACATCCATCTGGCGCTATCCCTGCACGCTCCCGACGACGCCACCCGCGGCCGGCTCGTGCCCATGAACCGAAAGTTCGCCGTCGCCGACATCGTCGCCGCCGCCAGGCGGTTCTACGACCGAACCGGCCGGATCGTGACGATCGAGTACTGCCTGCTGGCAGGCGTCAACGACAGCGACGGGCAGGCGGCGATGCTGGCCGACCTGCTCGAAGGGTTTCGCGCCCACGTGAACATCATCCCCTATAACCCGATCGGCGCGGGTCTGACGGGCATCGCCTACCAGCGGCCGACCGCCGAACGGGTGCTGCAGTTCCTGACGATCCTCCGTGAGGCCGGCGTCGTCTCGCACGTCCGCCAGACGCGCGGCGACGATGTAGCGGCGGCATGCGGGCAGCTACGCGAGATGGCGACGCAATCGACCGTCAAGTGA
- a CDS encoding ImmA/IrrE family metallo-endopeptidase yields the protein MPHEVMIDLIDDPTFLMSDYDPQAGRTHSVPVALPTRSKAARAVVLKRTVLRRPVEFVRWVIAHELAHAHLRNAGRFPGDDPEHAADALAAEWGWPKPAGWGW from the coding sequence ATGCCCCACGAGGTCATGATCGACCTGATCGATGATCCGACCTTCCTGATGTCCGATTACGACCCGCAGGCTGGCCGAACCCACTCGGTGCCTGTCGCACTGCCAACCCGCTCGAAGGCGGCCCGGGCCGTGGTGCTCAAGCGGACGGTGCTTCGCCGGCCGGTCGAGTTCGTGCGTTGGGTGATTGCGCACGAACTGGCGCACGCTCACCTGCGAAATGCCGGCCGTTTCCCCGGCGATGACCCCGAGCACGCCGCCGACGCGCTGGCCGCCGAATGGGGATGGCCGAAACCCGCTGGTTGGGGATGGTGA
- a CDS encoding type II secretion system protein, translated as MVFPNRARVTAFRALSPRRSAFTLVELLVVIGIIALLISILLPSLGRARMEGQRVKCLSNLRQIGAAFMMYTAENQGSFPQHSNWGNCYGKAGTDTRYDKNPKTGFLGETGVVEERPLNKYIKAPEVFACPNDIGDTLQTNVVSCFESYGTSYLVQWSTAFAVKNVTGAGKGAATNAPMKVGQAKQTSSKIVTGDWNWHANRPMSKEATLWHNRNRTQRTFNMLFMDGHAEFYWFPSTYEQPPFSTNAAPVNVNGTFW; from the coding sequence ATGGTGTTTCCCAACCGCGCCCGCGTTACAGCTTTTCGCGCCCTCTCGCCACGCCGTTCGGCCTTCACACTCGTCGAACTGCTGGTGGTCATCGGCATCATCGCGTTGCTGATTTCCATCCTGCTGCCCTCCCTCGGCCGGGCCCGGATGGAAGGCCAGCGCGTCAAATGCCTGAGCAACCTGCGGCAGATCGGTGCCGCATTCATGATGTACACCGCCGAGAACCAGGGCAGCTTTCCCCAGCATTCCAACTGGGGCAACTGCTACGGCAAGGCCGGGACGGACACCCGATACGACAAGAACCCCAAGACCGGCTTTCTCGGCGAGACTGGCGTGGTCGAAGAGCGACCGCTCAACAAGTACATCAAGGCACCCGAGGTCTTTGCCTGCCCGAACGACATCGGCGACACGCTTCAGACCAACGTCGTCAGTTGCTTCGAGTCCTACGGCACGAGCTACCTCGTGCAGTGGAGTACAGCGTTTGCCGTCAAGAACGTGACCGGTGCCGGCAAAGGCGCGGCGACCAACGCACCGATGAAAGTGGGGCAGGCCAAGCAGACGTCATCGAAGATCGTAACCGGGGACTGGAACTGGCACGCAAACCGGCCCATGAGCAAGGAAGCCACGCTCTGGCACAACCGCAATCGAACCCAGCGAACGTTCAACATGCTGTTCATGGACGGCCACGCCGAGTTTTACTGGTTCCCCAGCACGTACGAGCAGCCGCCGTTCAGCACCAACGCGGCGCCGGTGAATGTCAACGGCACGTTCTGGTGA
- a CDS encoding bifunctional 5,10-methylenetetrahydrofolate dehydrogenase/5,10-methenyltetrahydrofolate cyclohydrolase: MAAQIIDGIAFANQTKQDVAARAAALKAAGKPVHLTAILVGGDHGAELYAERQGDGCRALGIDYTLLKFPVSISQRELKNEIRRLNKDVGVTGIMMHLPLPDHLDTARLQYEIDVVKDVEGVNPANIGYVVYKHTLIAPCTALAAVELVKSTGVQLRGAEVVVVGASVIVGKPVALLLIEQEATVTLCHIATRDLMAHTRRADVVVVAVGKAGLITGDHLKEGAVVVDVGINRITLPDGTRKTVGDVDFESAKEKASWLTPVPGGVGPVTVAMLLRNSVRSAELLK; encoded by the coding sequence ATGGCCGCGCAGATCATCGACGGAATCGCCTTTGCCAACCAGACCAAGCAGGACGTCGCCGCCCGCGCCGCCGCCTTGAAAGCCGCCGGGAAGCCGGTCCACCTGACCGCGATTCTAGTCGGCGGAGACCATGGCGCGGAGCTGTATGCCGAGCGGCAGGGGGACGGATGCCGGGCCCTGGGCATCGATTACACCCTCCTGAAGTTCCCGGTTTCCATCAGCCAGCGAGAGCTCAAGAACGAAATCCGCCGGCTTAACAAGGATGTCGGCGTGACCGGCATCATGATGCACCTGCCGCTGCCGGATCATCTGGACACCGCCCGACTTCAGTACGAGATCGACGTCGTGAAAGACGTCGAAGGCGTCAACCCCGCCAATATCGGCTACGTCGTCTACAAGCACACCCTGATCGCCCCGTGCACGGCGCTGGCGGCGGTGGAACTGGTCAAGAGCACCGGGGTACAGCTCCGCGGTGCCGAGGTGGTCGTCGTCGGGGCGAGCGTGATCGTCGGCAAGCCGGTGGCACTCCTGCTGATCGAGCAGGAAGCGACTGTCACGCTCTGTCATATCGCGACGCGCGATCTGATGGCCCATACCCGCCGTGCGGACGTCGTCGTCGTCGCCGTGGGCAAGGCCGGGCTGATCACCGGCGATCATCTGAAGGAGGGGGCCGTGGTCGTCGATGTCGGCATCAACCGAATCACGCTGCCGGACGGCACGCGCAAAACGGTCGGCGACGTCGATTTCGAATCGGCGAAGGAAAAGGCGTCCTGGCTCACCCCCGTGCCCGGCGGCGTCGGGCCGGTGACGGTGGCAATGCTTCTCCGGAACTCGGTGCGAAGCGCTGAACTACTGAAGTAA
- a CDS encoding type II secretion system protein has product MKAVRSGLRVGSVRGFTLVELLVVIGIIALLISILLPSLSRARESAKTTQCLSNMRQIGVALASYAAEFQGHVVATYADVSGATMTGSHKADAENYATMFVNLRYLPAPELRTMTEGISGQSSIFRCPSGTDDFLWNTFTDPGNGAPTPNGRKDMTGARPLRTKSKSSGLVIDTWYGVNAVISDFNTIQAPVRRVPASGGTTDYRIVKMAQIRESSRVPFLFDGIFMHLHFEADRLNARHNNQRTTNILFFDGHAASYDTATLPGGMGPNTSGTDVFSNANLGSNRDIKWRLDQK; this is encoded by the coding sequence ATGAAGGCTGTACGTTCAGGCTTGCGTGTTGGCAGTGTTCGCGGTTTTACCCTGGTCGAACTGCTGGTCGTGATCGGCATTATCGCCCTGCTCATTTCCATCCTGCTGCCGTCACTCAGCCGTGCCAGAGAATCTGCCAAGACCACGCAGTGCCTCAGCAACATGCGGCAGATCGGTGTTGCGCTGGCGTCCTACGCGGCGGAGTTTCAGGGACATGTCGTCGCGACTTACGCCGATGTCAGCGGCGCGACGATGACAGGCTCGCACAAAGCCGACGCCGAGAACTACGCGACGATGTTTGTGAACCTTCGTTACCTGCCCGCCCCGGAACTGCGGACGATGACCGAAGGTATCAGCGGCCAGTCGTCGATCTTTCGCTGCCCAAGTGGGACCGATGACTTCCTGTGGAACACCTTTACCGACCCGGGCAATGGCGCCCCAACGCCGAACGGTCGTAAGGACATGACAGGCGCCCGCCCGCTGCGGACCAAGAGCAAATCGAGCGGCCTGGTCATCGACACCTGGTACGGCGTCAATGCGGTGATCAGCGACTTCAACACCATCCAGGCCCCGGTCCGGCGAGTACCGGCATCGGGCGGCACGACCGACTACCGCATCGTGAAGATGGCGCAGATCCGCGAATCCTCGCGCGTGCCTTTCCTGTTCGACGGCATCTTCATGCACCTGCATTTTGAGGCCGATCGCCTCAATGCCCGCCATAACAACCAGCGCACGACGAACATCCTTTTCTTCGACGGACACGCGGCCAGCTATGACACCGCGACCCTCCCGGGCGGAATGGGCCCCAACACGTCGGGGACGGATGTGTTCTCGAACGCGAACCTCGGTTCCAACCGCGATATCAAGTGGCGGCTTGACCAGAAGTGA
- a CDS encoding S1C family serine protease, translated as MSQPIAHSRRRRPTGLLLAILVLQATIAPRSSGQSSEAATRPATRPAFPELERLNFECVSLFERMQGSVLRVQMPTPRWNNDVANDARFQKWNLNSEVRQSLQQRATRGNYDADSANRAGPATSPGSNPGSNSGSNVGSNSGSASQSTVGAPPGGVPGGAGDNTLQNKGQQGYTIIVPPQQAMEQQPQQQAVSNVAVANKQPFAANSLGLLLNDHHVLVPVYVEREAVGEQPIKLACGDGEPIYARFVGSDQQTQLTVLQLNAPAHAKSKAEAKNGANAADAFACLGKPVILSDKPLPEGSVVLMLSPIDGAARLAVWSSGARDLGVVLTIDGQVAGIARHGQFLSGGACKLIADQIVRHGAVRRATLGVIISQVDANDPARQNADLGDRPAVRIDQVMKDSVAERGGLVKGDLILTLAGDPVHNIPTLAAAIAARQGLTELKVLRDGKVISMRVDLVQK; from the coding sequence TTGAGTCAGCCAATCGCCCATTCCCGCCGCCGCCGACCGACCGGTCTATTGCTGGCGATCCTGGTCTTACAGGCAACGATCGCTCCGCGATCGTCCGGTCAGAGCAGCGAGGCGGCGACCAGGCCGGCAACCCGACCTGCTTTTCCGGAACTGGAGCGGCTGAACTTCGAGTGCGTCAGCCTGTTCGAGCGGATGCAGGGGAGCGTCCTGCGGGTGCAGATGCCGACGCCGCGCTGGAACAACGACGTAGCCAACGATGCCCGGTTCCAGAAGTGGAACCTCAATTCCGAGGTCCGCCAGAGCCTGCAGCAGCGGGCGACGCGCGGGAATTACGACGCCGACTCGGCCAACCGCGCCGGTCCGGCGACATCGCCGGGGTCGAACCCGGGATCGAACTCGGGGTCGAATGTGGGATCGAACTCGGGGTCGGCGAGTCAGTCCACGGTCGGTGCTCCGCCCGGCGGCGTTCCCGGCGGTGCCGGAGACAACACGCTCCAAAATAAGGGTCAGCAGGGATACACCATCATCGTCCCGCCGCAGCAGGCGATGGAACAGCAGCCACAGCAGCAGGCGGTCAGCAACGTTGCGGTAGCCAACAAACAACCCTTCGCCGCCAACAGCCTGGGTCTGTTACTCAATGATCATCATGTCCTGGTCCCGGTTTACGTGGAGCGTGAAGCGGTCGGAGAGCAGCCGATCAAGCTGGCCTGCGGCGACGGGGAACCGATCTATGCCCGGTTCGTGGGTTCGGATCAGCAGACCCAGTTGACGGTCCTGCAACTGAATGCCCCCGCGCACGCCAAGAGCAAGGCCGAAGCCAAGAATGGCGCCAATGCGGCCGACGCCTTTGCCTGCCTCGGCAAGCCGGTGATCCTGTCGGATAAGCCACTGCCGGAAGGGTCCGTCGTACTGATGCTGTCGCCGATCGACGGTGCCGCGAGGCTAGCGGTCTGGAGCAGCGGAGCGCGTGATCTGGGTGTTGTCCTGACGATCGACGGCCAAGTTGCCGGGATCGCGCGGCACGGGCAGTTTCTTTCCGGCGGCGCGTGCAAGCTGATCGCGGACCAGATCGTCCGTCACGGCGCAGTTCGGCGGGCGACACTGGGCGTGATCATCAGTCAGGTTGACGCCAACGATCCGGCCCGGCAGAACGCCGATCTGGGCGATCGTCCGGCGGTGCGGATCGACCAGGTGATGAAGGATTCCGTCGCCGAGCGCGGTGGCCTGGTGAAGGGCGACCTGATCCTGACCCTCGCCGGCGATCCGGTGCATAACATTCCGACGCTCGCCGCCGCGATCGCCGCCCGGCAGGGGTTGACCGAGCTAAAGGTGTTGCGCGACGGGAAGGTCATTTCCATGCGGGTGGATCTGGTGCAGAAGTAG
- a CDS encoding anti-sigma factor: MNHHPHPSSDDLPVDPDLALLESYLDGELSSAQLQSLQQRLAADADLSSALARLSEDFTVRQAVWTSLEGSVAESRTVSRQVVRSIRRAGFWERSRNYVRAGIAVAACLVCFSAGWIGRGSTATAAMTPGQSPDGAKAIAEGGSAAPFLYQVALTDEAGNITAIQKFDTLEDAKAFAAELSKWEAEQAQAKYGQTVLMQSGL; this comes from the coding sequence GTGAATCATCACCCCCACCCATCCTCCGATGACCTTCCGGTCGATCCGGACCTGGCTTTGCTGGAGTCGTACCTCGACGGCGAGCTTTCGTCGGCCCAGTTGCAGTCGTTGCAGCAGAGGCTTGCCGCTGATGCCGATCTGTCGTCGGCACTGGCGCGCCTGAGCGAGGATTTCACCGTCCGTCAGGCGGTCTGGACGTCGCTCGAAGGCTCGGTCGCCGAGAGCCGAACGGTGTCGCGGCAGGTGGTGCGATCGATCCGTCGCGCCGGTTTCTGGGAGCGTTCGCGGAACTACGTTCGCGCCGGGATTGCCGTGGCAGCGTGCCTGGTCTGTTTCTCGGCCGGATGGATCGGACGGGGTTCGACCGCGACGGCTGCCATGACGCCGGGCCAGTCGCCCGATGGTGCCAAAGCGATTGCCGAAGGCGGTTCGGCTGCCCCGTTCCTTTATCAGGTCGCGCTTACCGACGAAGCTGGCAACATCACCGCGATTCAAAAGTTCGACACGCTCGAGGACGCCAAGGCGTTCGCCGCGGAACTTAGCAAGTGGGAGGCCGAACAGGCCCAGGCGAAGTATGGGCAGACGGTCCTGATGCAGTCCGGACTTTAG